One stretch of Pradoshia sp. D12 DNA includes these proteins:
- a CDS encoding DEAD/DEAH box helicase, whose product MKASRHSTGSSPISLQQLLIGKELLITEIPNELKEQLDLNEQIYSVRGIENGICRRCGNTDSRLFATFPHSACGENCLYCRHCIMMGRISSCSTLFGWKGENLGWSPELARLRWDGSLSFSQKEASEKIMEAVRNQMDLLIWAVCGAGKTEMIFAGIEEALFSGKRVCLATPRTDVILELAPRLRSVFPDIPIVALYGDSQEKQLFAPFVLSTTHQLMRYADAFEVMIIDEVDAFPYSFDPHLQYAVQKACKKDAAVIYLTATPSKQWQLEFQQGIRNGILLPARFHRHPIPVPTMKWVGNWQSSIQKNKLPNPLLYWLKTAIECKNPFLIFFPNIALMEKALPLFQGYAPEILSVHAEDSERKDKIMKLRRGEIQGLLTTTILERGVTIPKLNVAVIGAEDEIFTESALVQIAGRIGRSKDHPRGDCVYFHYGKTNAMLDAIQQINQMNREAVKRGLLD is encoded by the coding sequence GTGAAAGCATCCAGACACTCAACAGGATCCTCACCTATATCTCTGCAACAGCTCCTCATTGGTAAAGAACTCCTCATAACTGAAATTCCAAATGAATTAAAGGAACAATTGGATTTAAATGAACAAATTTATTCTGTGAGAGGGATTGAGAATGGTATATGCAGACGCTGCGGCAATACGGATTCCCGTTTGTTTGCAACATTCCCCCACAGTGCGTGTGGTGAAAACTGTCTGTATTGCCGCCATTGTATTATGATGGGCCGAATCAGCTCCTGCTCTACTCTTTTTGGATGGAAGGGGGAAAATCTTGGCTGGAGTCCTGAGTTAGCTCGGCTTCGTTGGGATGGTTCACTTTCCTTCTCCCAAAAGGAGGCTTCAGAAAAAATCATGGAAGCTGTCCGAAATCAAATGGATTTACTCATTTGGGCAGTATGCGGAGCCGGGAAGACAGAGATGATCTTTGCCGGTATAGAAGAAGCTCTTTTCTCAGGCAAAAGGGTTTGCCTGGCGACTCCTCGTACAGATGTTATCCTTGAGCTTGCTCCAAGGCTGCGCAGCGTATTTCCAGATATTCCAATCGTAGCCCTATATGGTGACAGTCAAGAAAAACAGCTTTTTGCTCCATTTGTCTTATCGACCACTCACCAGCTAATGCGTTATGCCGATGCCTTCGAAGTGATGATTATTGATGAAGTAGATGCGTTCCCTTATTCCTTTGATCCTCATCTCCAATATGCGGTTCAAAAGGCGTGTAAGAAAGATGCTGCTGTTATTTATTTGACGGCAACGCCTTCAAAACAGTGGCAGCTCGAATTTCAACAGGGTATAAGAAATGGAATTCTCCTCCCTGCCCGTTTTCACAGACACCCTATTCCTGTCCCCACTATGAAATGGGTTGGAAACTGGCAATCATCCATTCAGAAAAATAAACTTCCCAATCCTCTCTTGTATTGGCTCAAAACTGCTATCGAATGTAAGAACCCCTTTCTTATTTTTTTCCCGAATATCGCATTAATGGAAAAAGCCCTTCCTCTCTTTCAAGGCTATGCTCCTGAAATTCTTTCTGTCCATGCAGAGGATTCGGAACGTAAAGATAAAATAATGAAGCTGCGCAGAGGTGAGATTCAGGGCTTACTGACAACCACGATATTGGAAAGAGGCGTTACGATTCCTAAATTGAATGTAGCGGTGATTGGGGCTGAGGATGAAATCTTTACCGAGTCAGCACTCGTCCAAATTGCAGGACGGATTGGAAGAAGTAAGGACCATCCTCGCGGTGATTGTGTATATTTTCATTATGGAAAAACTAATGCCATGCTTGATGCGATTCAGCAAATCAACCAAATGAATAGAGAAGCTGTCAAAAGGGGGCTGCTGGATTGA
- a CDS encoding DegV family protein has product MRTAIVTDSTAYIPKDLRTQYDIHMIPLSVVFGDEVYQEENEITASDFYEMVERLDMLPTTSQPATGKFVEKYEELAKDYDAVISIHLSSGISGTYQGAITAGEMVDDIKVYAFDSEITCMIQGLFVLEAAKMAKEGKHPDEIIARLHELRESSNAYFMVDDLSNLQRGGRLNGAAALIGSLLQVKPILHFENKVIVPFEKIRTKKKALKRIVELFEQEYKKGEPLQAVLIHGNIEEEATEMLNELKEKFPEAEFRLSYFGAVISTHLGQGATGLGWTKRYN; this is encoded by the coding sequence ATGAGAACTGCAATAGTTACAGATAGTACAGCTTATATACCAAAAGACCTGCGAACGCAATATGATATACATATGATTCCGCTAAGTGTAGTGTTTGGAGATGAAGTGTATCAGGAGGAGAATGAAATAACTGCTTCTGACTTTTATGAAATGGTCGAGCGTTTGGATATGCTTCCAACGACCTCACAGCCAGCAACCGGAAAATTCGTTGAAAAATATGAAGAGCTTGCGAAGGACTATGATGCTGTGATCAGTATCCATTTATCGAGTGGAATTAGCGGTACCTATCAAGGTGCTATTACAGCTGGAGAAATGGTAGATGACATTAAGGTTTATGCTTTTGACTCCGAGATCACTTGCATGATTCAGGGATTATTTGTACTCGAAGCAGCCAAAATGGCGAAGGAAGGCAAACATCCTGATGAAATCATCGCACGCTTGCATGAACTCCGCGAATCATCTAATGCTTACTTCATGGTAGACGATCTATCCAACCTGCAAAGGGGCGGCCGCTTAAATGGCGCTGCAGCTCTAATTGGCAGCTTGCTTCAAGTGAAGCCAATCCTGCATTTTGAAAACAAAGTGATTGTCCCTTTTGAAAAAATCCGTACGAAGAAAAAGGCATTAAAACGTATAGTCGAGCTTTTTGAGCAGGAATATAAAAAAGGTGAGCCTCTTCAGGCTGTTTTAATCCATGGCAATATTGAAGAGGAAGCGACTGAAATGTTAAATGAGCTAAAAGAGAAATTCCCTGAAGCGGAATTTAGACTAAGCTATTTTGGCGCAGTTATTAGTACTCACTTAGGCCAGGGAGCAACGGGACTTGGCTGGACAAAACGATATAATTAA
- a CDS encoding GNAT family N-acetyltransferase — protein sequence MNQPYTIRDAKEKDLARIVEIYNSTIQSRMVTADTEMVDVGSRLEWFLNHTSEKRPLWVMENDGMIIGWLSFQDFYGRPAYQATAEISIYIDPAYRKKGIGAKFLDYAIKNAPILRIHTLLGFIFAHNEPSIRLFKQFGFEEWAHLPSVAELDGVQRDLLILGKKI from the coding sequence GTGAATCAACCGTATACAATTAGAGATGCTAAAGAGAAGGATTTAGCACGCATCGTTGAAATTTATAATTCTACTATTCAGAGCAGAATGGTGACAGCTGACACGGAAATGGTGGATGTAGGAAGTCGCTTGGAGTGGTTTTTGAATCATACCTCTGAAAAAAGGCCTTTATGGGTTATGGAAAATGATGGTATGATTATAGGGTGGCTCAGTTTTCAGGATTTCTATGGACGACCTGCTTATCAAGCTACTGCTGAAATCAGTATCTATATTGACCCGGCTTATCGAAAAAAAGGAATAGGAGCAAAATTTTTAGACTATGCAATTAAGAATGCTCCCATCCTCAGGATTCATACATTGCTGGGATTTATTTTTGCCCATAATGAGCCAAGCATACGTCTATTTAAGCAATTTGGATTTGAAGAATGGGCTCATTTGCCTAGTGTAGCAGAATTAGATGGAGTGCAAAGAGATTTGCTGATTTTGGGTAAAAAAATATAG
- a CDS encoding response regulator, with protein MTTTIAIIDDHQLFREGVKRILDFESSFSVIAEGDDGSEAISIVDTYHPDVIIMDINMPNVNGVEATGQLIEKFPDSRVIMLSIHDDENYVTHALKTGARGYLLKEMDADALIDAVKVVADGGSYLHPKVTHNLVRDYRRLATDEAANGDNVMNVEIRRPLHLLTRRECEVLQLLADGKSNRGIGETLFISEKTVKNHVSNILQKMNVNDRTQAVVYAIKNGWVEVRL; from the coding sequence ATGACAACTACAATTGCAATCATAGATGATCATCAATTATTTCGCGAAGGGGTTAAACGGATTCTCGATTTCGAATCTTCTTTCTCGGTAATCGCTGAGGGGGACGATGGCAGCGAGGCGATCTCAATTGTTGATACATATCATCCGGATGTTATCATCATGGATATCAATATGCCAAACGTCAACGGGGTTGAGGCAACAGGCCAGTTGATTGAGAAATTTCCGGATTCCAGAGTAATTATGCTTTCAATTCATGACGATGAAAACTACGTAACCCATGCTTTAAAAACAGGTGCCCGCGGCTATTTATTAAAGGAAATGGATGCGGATGCCTTGATTGACGCTGTTAAAGTCGTTGCAGATGGTGGTTCCTACCTGCATCCGAAGGTTACTCATAATCTAGTACGTGATTACAGAAGATTGGCAACGGATGAAGCAGCAAATGGCGATAATGTCATGAATGTCGAGATTCGCCGTCCATTGCATTTGCTGACAAGACGTGAGTGCGAGGTCCTTCAATTATTGGCTGATGGCAAAAGTAATAGAGGAATCGGTGAGACTTTATTTATCAGCGAAAAGACTGTTAAAAATCATGTAAGTAATATCCTTCAAAAGATGAATGTAAATGATCGTACTCAGGCGGTTGTATATGCGATTAAAAACGGCTGGGTTGAAGTTAGATTATAA
- a CDS encoding sensor histidine kinase, whose protein sequence is MRVPKLDGKALDNILNHMISTVDNSKGEIYEIGEHCQHEFAQLSSELESVKTMVLKVIADGDELDQKARESRKCLSDVSSRFKEFTEVQVRAAYEQAHTYQVDLTMNRELEKQLRKRRDDLERRLINLKETIDRAENLVSQITVVLHYLTSDLQDVSEVLDMYKQKQDFGFKIIEAQEAERKKLSREIHDGPAQMLANVMVRSDLTERIFRERGPEEALLEIKSLKQMVRSALAEVRRIIYDLRPMALDDLGLIPTLRKYLQTIGEYNSEIDFKFQIYGQEKRLEPNYEVALFRLAQEAVQNAIKHANASLIQVKLELLNDKGTLTVRDNGRGFEPHKQKEGSFGIMGMNERVETLEGEMTIQSSVGGGTLVYIQIPLKASIIV, encoded by the coding sequence ATGCGGGTACCTAAGCTGGATGGAAAGGCACTCGATAACATCCTTAATCATATGATCAGTACCGTGGACAATAGTAAGGGAGAAATATATGAAATAGGGGAACACTGTCAGCATGAATTTGCTCAACTTTCTTCTGAATTAGAATCTGTTAAAACAATGGTGCTGAAGGTCATTGCTGATGGGGATGAGCTTGATCAAAAGGCGCGTGAATCCCGTAAATGCTTATCAGATGTTTCCTCCCGTTTCAAGGAATTTACGGAGGTACAAGTGAGGGCAGCCTATGAACAGGCACATACGTATCAGGTTGACCTGACCATGAACAGAGAGCTGGAAAAACAGCTCCGTAAACGTCGAGATGACCTTGAAAGAAGGCTCATTAATCTAAAGGAAACTATTGATAGAGCTGAGAATCTCGTTTCGCAAATCACGGTTGTTCTGCATTATTTAACAAGTGACCTGCAGGACGTGTCTGAGGTTCTCGATATGTATAAACAGAAACAGGACTTTGGCTTTAAAATCATTGAGGCCCAGGAAGCCGAGCGCAAAAAGCTTTCTCGTGAAATTCATGACGGTCCTGCACAAATGCTTGCCAATGTGATGGTCCGTTCAGATTTAACGGAGCGGATATTCAGGGAACGCGGTCCTGAGGAAGCGTTGCTGGAAATAAAATCTCTGAAGCAGATGGTTCGGAGTGCGCTGGCTGAGGTTAGGCGAATTATCTATGACCTGCGGCCTATGGCCTTGGATGATCTTGGGCTTATCCCGACTCTGCGTAAGTATTTGCAAACCATTGGTGAATACAATTCAGAGATTGATTTTAAATTTCAGATTTATGGACAGGAAAAAAGACTTGAGCCGAATTATGAAGTTGCGTTATTCAGGCTTGCCCAGGAAGCAGTCCAAAATGCAATCAAACATGCGAATGCCAGCCTGATTCAGGTTAAACTGGAACTTTTGAATGATAAAGGGACATTGACTGTACGGGATAATGGCCGTGGATTTGAGCCGCATAAACAAAAGGAAGGTTCCTTTGGAATCATGGGAATGAATGAGCGTGTTGAGACACTTGAAGGAGAAATGACCATTCAATCAAGTGTGGGTGGAGGTACGCTTGTCTATATTCAGATTCCATTAAAGGCATCAATAATTGTGTAA
- a CDS encoding YigZ family protein, which produces MLNSYKTVKGYGESEQIIQKSRFIAYVNRVESEEEAIQFIQSIKKKHWDATHNCSAYMIGENDLIQKANDDGEPSGTAGVPILEVIKKKGLKDTAVVVTRYFGGIKLGAGGLIRAYGGAASEGINATGVVERRLMRIMKSTFDYTLLGKIENELRNSHYAIKEIHYLDRVMIESYAEEDAKEAFIDWMTDLSNGQASIEEGEMLYLEHDL; this is translated from the coding sequence ATGCTGAATTCATATAAAACAGTAAAGGGATATGGCGAATCTGAACAAATCATCCAAAAGTCACGCTTTATTGCCTATGTGAATCGCGTGGAATCAGAGGAAGAAGCCATACAATTTATTCAATCAATCAAGAAAAAGCACTGGGATGCGACCCATAATTGTTCAGCCTATATGATCGGTGAAAATGACCTCATCCAAAAAGCCAATGATGATGGTGAACCTAGCGGCACAGCCGGTGTCCCTATTCTCGAAGTCATTAAGAAAAAGGGCTTGAAGGACACTGCGGTGGTTGTGACACGCTATTTCGGAGGAATTAAACTTGGGGCTGGCGGATTAATCCGCGCATACGGCGGAGCAGCTTCTGAAGGAATTAACGCAACCGGTGTGGTGGAAAGAAGATTAATGCGCATCATGAAATCCACGTTCGATTATACACTTCTCGGGAAAATTGAAAATGAACTTCGAAATTCGCACTATGCCATTAAAGAAATTCATTATCTGGACCGAGTCATGATTGAATCCTACGCAGAGGAAGACGCAAAGGAAGCCTTCATAGACTGGATGACGGATTTATCAAATGGACAGGCATCCATAGAAGAAGGCGAAATGCTATACCTCGAGCATGACCTCTAA
- a CDS encoding S8 family serine peptidase: MRNSLIKGISAFIVFLFCFMVSTANVNAAETLQKQNNAQKGGIKLFSTADEKEYTEQELIVKFKSVLSKGQRKQIINSIKGSELSFSETGNYSLVSVVKNTDLSSIAKRLSKHKSVQLVEPNILYKTAYTPKDKHYKKQWHLPKINMPKAWDKSKGSSSIIVAVIDNGMQTNHPDLKGKITKQKNIVRNNSTITSAAHGTHVAGIIAATQNTIGISGVAPKVKIMPVQVFNGQYADAYSIGDGIVYAVNNGARVLNLSFGSYSYSSYVDSAVAYAHSKGAIIIAAAGNDSTSYTSYPAALNHVLAVSSTNKKDSDSYFSNFGNYINYSAPGEDIYSTVNGSSYEYMDGTSMAAPLVSGVAALMLSKNPWLSPDQIEIIMNKSVKDLGKKGWDSLYGYGRIDASKAMSNTPGQLSTITASTKFTATGKNKHNISVSAYGSSKLSIYVKDSKGKLVRSLVSNKPWSWGKISTSWDGKTGSYSYAKSGKYTLVARMTRGSKNIYKTKTVTVKDNVAPTVTSKAANFSHKVTTSIKVPYVLNKDSKVTVKVLDSTGKTVGTIMKSKTIKGGKQSITWNGKNSSNKLVKDGSYKLSFETISLTKVKGKTIKSSITVDTTINGSLNNIATPFKATEKNKQNATFKSKEKLYMTVSVLNSKGSKVKTLVTNKLYDPSSIQHSWNGTDSKNKFVTEGIYVFQYELKDLIGNKKTIKSKTFNLEDHRANFVSGKGTKNITGNTDVAIPYTLIKASSVSINVYKGSTLVKTILKDEDQKAGSYDFSWNGTNSNGEYIGDGVYTYRINASDKYKNNATYSANLNVDRQVIKVEYPKHVQNKSKEYNEADIEVFYKLSDPATVTVEIYDGDDSLVKTISKNVKQEAGIQNFTWDGVSDDGNDYWYYEPLNYVIKAKTEMGRETKVTGSILSNYYEEYPEWIQSHSVDTHNTGIDIVTNLSKDTEMQLTVYDYNHYNSGNLSSYYDQQTYTIKTGQNTLNYLVPDNLFVDNSYIDLMYVLSYKDELGNKYEYAYNDGYYNY; this comes from the coding sequence ATGAGGAATTCATTAATTAAAGGAATTAGTGCCTTTATTGTATTTTTGTTTTGTTTCATGGTTTCCACTGCCAATGTAAACGCTGCGGAAACATTACAAAAACAGAACAATGCTCAAAAAGGCGGTATAAAATTATTCAGTACTGCGGATGAGAAAGAATACACAGAGCAAGAGTTGATTGTTAAGTTTAAATCTGTCCTTTCTAAGGGTCAGCGAAAGCAAATCATCAACAGCATTAAAGGTAGTGAGCTATCCTTTTCTGAAACAGGAAATTATTCTTTAGTCTCTGTAGTAAAAAATACTGACCTATCTTCTATTGCCAAAAGGCTCTCTAAGCACAAATCCGTTCAATTGGTTGAACCAAATATATTATACAAAACGGCTTATACCCCAAAAGATAAACATTATAAAAAACAATGGCATTTACCAAAAATCAATATGCCAAAAGCATGGGATAAATCAAAAGGATCCTCTTCGATCATAGTTGCTGTTATCGATAATGGAATGCAGACAAATCATCCAGATCTAAAAGGGAAAATTACTAAGCAAAAAAATATTGTACGCAACAACTCGACGATAACATCGGCAGCTCATGGTACCCATGTAGCTGGTATCATTGCAGCTACTCAGAACACAATCGGTATTTCAGGTGTAGCTCCAAAGGTTAAAATCATGCCTGTTCAAGTTTTCAATGGGCAATATGCAGACGCTTATAGTATTGGTGATGGAATTGTATATGCAGTCAATAATGGTGCAAGAGTATTGAATTTAAGCTTTGGAAGTTATTCTTACAGTTCATATGTAGACAGTGCAGTGGCATATGCGCATTCGAAGGGCGCTATTATTATTGCAGCTGCAGGTAATGACAGCACCTCCTACACTTCTTATCCAGCTGCTTTAAATCATGTGTTGGCAGTTAGTTCCACTAATAAGAAAGACAGCGATTCATACTTTTCTAATTTTGGAAACTACATAAATTATTCAGCTCCTGGTGAAGATATCTATTCTACCGTCAACGGCAGTTCTTATGAATATATGGATGGAACATCAATGGCGGCTCCTTTAGTAAGTGGAGTAGCTGCTCTAATGCTTTCTAAAAATCCTTGGTTATCACCAGACCAAATAGAAATTATTATGAATAAATCTGTCAAAGACCTCGGGAAAAAAGGCTGGGATTCTTTATATGGATATGGTCGAATTGATGCGAGCAAAGCAATGTCAAATACACCTGGGCAGTTATCAACGATAACCGCGAGTACAAAATTCACTGCTACAGGGAAAAATAAACATAACATCTCTGTAAGCGCATATGGCTCGTCAAAACTATCAATCTATGTAAAGGATTCCAAAGGAAAATTGGTTAGAAGTTTAGTCTCCAATAAACCGTGGAGTTGGGGGAAAATTTCCACATCATGGGACGGAAAGACAGGATCATATAGCTACGCCAAATCAGGAAAATATACGCTTGTTGCAAGAATGACTAGAGGCAGCAAAAACATTTATAAAACCAAAACTGTGACAGTTAAGGATAATGTAGCCCCAACAGTCACCAGTAAAGCTGCCAATTTTTCACACAAGGTCACTACATCAATAAAAGTTCCTTATGTACTTAACAAAGATTCAAAAGTAACTGTTAAAGTTTTGGATAGTACGGGGAAAACAGTTGGAACAATTATGAAGAGCAAGACCATCAAAGGTGGCAAACAATCAATTACTTGGAACGGGAAAAACTCCAGTAACAAGCTAGTGAAGGATGGCAGTTATAAACTGTCATTCGAAACCATCTCTCTAACGAAGGTCAAAGGAAAAACAATTAAATCAAGTATCACTGTGGATACGACTATAAATGGCTCTCTAAATAATATAGCTACCCCATTTAAAGCAACAGAGAAGAATAAACAGAATGCAACCTTTAAATCCAAAGAAAAACTATATATGACTGTTTCTGTTTTGAATAGCAAGGGTTCGAAAGTAAAAACACTGGTTACTAACAAATTGTATGATCCTTCATCCATACAACATAGTTGGAATGGAACAGACAGTAAGAATAAATTTGTTACAGAAGGAATTTATGTTTTTCAGTATGAGTTAAAAGATCTCATTGGTAATAAAAAAACGATTAAGAGTAAAACTTTCAACCTCGAAGATCATCGTGCTAATTTTGTAAGTGGCAAAGGAACAAAGAATATCACCGGTAATACGGACGTTGCTATTCCATATACACTCATTAAAGCTTCCAGTGTGTCTATCAATGTTTATAAAGGCTCGACACTTGTAAAAACAATCCTAAAAGATGAGGACCAGAAGGCTGGCAGCTATGATTTCTCTTGGAATGGAACCAATTCTAATGGTGAGTATATTGGAGATGGAGTTTATACCTACAGAATCAACGCATCTGACAAGTATAAAAATAACGCAACTTACAGTGCAAATCTTAATGTGGATCGCCAAGTTATTAAAGTTGAGTATCCGAAGCACGTACAAAATAAATCTAAAGAGTATAATGAAGCAGATATTGAAGTCTTCTATAAACTCTCTGATCCTGCTACCGTCACGGTTGAAATTTATGACGGCGATGATTCTCTAGTTAAGACTATCAGTAAAAATGTAAAACAAGAGGCGGGAATTCAGAATTTCACGTGGGATGGAGTAAGTGACGATGGCAACGATTATTGGTATTACGAACCTCTCAATTACGTTATTAAAGCCAAAACAGAGATGGGCAGAGAAACAAAAGTAACCGGCTCTATCTTAAGCAATTATTATGAGGAATATCCAGAGTGGATTCAAAGTCATTCTGTAGATACACATAATACGGGCATCGATATAGTAACAAACTTATCAAAAGATACAGAGATGCAATTAACTGTCTATGATTATAATCATTATAACTCCGGCAATCTTAGTAGCTATTATGATCAGCAAACATATACAATCAAAACAGGGCAAAACACCTTGAATTATCTTGTACCTGACAATCTCTTTGTTGATAATAGTTACATCGATTTAATGTATGTATTATCCTATAAGGATGAACTGGGGAATAAATACGAGTACGCCTATAACGATGGGTACTATAACTATTAA
- the rfbD gene encoding dTDP-4-dehydrorhamnose reductase, producing MKILVTGANGQLGTEVVTLLKEEGIHTVFPFIKEELDISNEQEVSETISSIHPDWIFHCAAYTNVEAAEEEGREANWRINRDGSAYISKAAAEIGARVIYISTDYIFDGTKEAAYLPSDQTNPINQYGAAKLAGEEAILKYSPSAYIIRTSWVFGEHGRNFVYTMLNLAKKMDTIKVVNDQYGKPTYAHDLAAFMVYIVNHEVEAGVYHFSNDGVATWFEFAKEILKGKRVEVLPGTSAEFPQKAARPKHSVLSLDKVKDTGFVIPTWRDALERFMRQRVH from the coding sequence ATGAAGATACTAGTAACGGGAGCGAATGGCCAACTCGGGACTGAAGTTGTTACCCTGCTAAAGGAGGAAGGGATACACACGGTATTCCCCTTTATTAAGGAAGAGTTGGATATATCTAATGAACAGGAAGTTTCCGAGACCATATCTTCCATTCACCCGGACTGGATTTTTCATTGTGCAGCTTATACGAATGTTGAAGCTGCGGAGGAAGAAGGCAGGGAAGCGAATTGGAGAATTAATAGAGATGGATCTGCTTATATTAGTAAAGCGGCAGCGGAGATAGGGGCTCGAGTTATTTATATAAGTACAGATTATATATTCGATGGAACAAAAGAGGCAGCTTATTTACCGTCAGATCAAACAAATCCTATCAATCAATATGGGGCGGCTAAACTTGCAGGTGAAGAGGCAATTTTAAAATATAGTCCTTCTGCCTATATCATCCGTACTTCTTGGGTATTTGGAGAACATGGCCGTAATTTTGTTTATACCATGCTGAATTTAGCTAAGAAAATGGATACGATTAAGGTGGTAAATGACCAATATGGAAAGCCGACCTATGCGCATGATTTAGCGGCATTCATGGTTTATATTGTGAATCATGAAGTCGAGGCAGGTGTCTATCATTTTTCGAATGATGGAGTGGCGACATGGTTTGAGTTTGCTAAAGAAATATTAAAAGGTAAACGGGTAGAGGTTTTGCCTGGGACATCAGCTGAATTCCCACAAAAGGCTGCAAGGCCAAAGCATTCTGTCCTGTCATTGGATAAAGTAAAGGATACAGGTTTTGTCATACCAACCTGGAGGGATGCACTAGAGCGTTTTATGAGGCAAAGAGTTCATTGA
- the rfbB gene encoding dTDP-glucose 4,6-dehydratase, producing the protein MNILVTGGAGFIGSNFVRHLLTTYSDYRVINLDLLTYAGNIHNLDDVMENQNHYFVQGNITDRELIKSLIEQYDIQAIVNFAAESHVDRSILNPGIFIETNIQGTLALLDAAKECHIQRFLQVSTDEVYGSLGETGYFTEETPLAPNSPYSASKAGADMLVRAYHETYGLSVTITRCSNNYGPYHFPEKLIPLMITNGIDGDMLPIYGNGENIRDWLHVTDHCAAIDLVLHKGKSGEVYNVGGHNERTNNEIVQKIVEHLGLSSDRIHYVEDRLGHDLRYAIDPTKLETELGWKPKYTFDTGIVETIDWYVNHEEWWRPLKERAKLGK; encoded by the coding sequence ATGAACATTTTGGTTACAGGAGGGGCGGGCTTTATTGGAAGTAATTTTGTCCGTCATCTATTAACTACCTATTCTGATTATCGAGTTATTAATTTGGATTTACTAACTTATGCGGGTAATATACATAACTTGGATGATGTGATGGAGAATCAAAATCACTATTTTGTCCAAGGGAATATCACGGACCGTGAGCTAATCAAGAGCTTAATCGAACAATATGATATCCAGGCAATTGTTAATTTTGCCGCTGAGTCACATGTGGACCGCAGTATTTTGAATCCAGGAATATTCATTGAAACAAATATTCAGGGAACATTGGCTTTATTGGATGCAGCGAAGGAATGTCATATACAAAGGTTTTTACAAGTATCGACGGATGAGGTCTATGGATCACTGGGGGAAACAGGGTATTTTACGGAAGAGACACCGTTAGCACCGAACAGCCCATATTCAGCAAGTAAAGCAGGAGCAGATATGCTCGTCCGTGCTTATCATGAGACTTATGGCTTGTCGGTTACTATCACACGCTGCTCAAATAATTATGGGCCTTATCATTTTCCTGAAAAATTAATTCCATTGATGATAACGAATGGAATAGATGGGGACATGTTACCGATTTACGGAAATGGAGAGAATATCCGCGATTGGCTGCATGTTACCGATCATTGTGCCGCGATAGATTTAGTGCTCCATAAGGGGAAAAGTGGAGAAGTGTATAATGTTGGCGGTCATAATGAGCGGACCAACAATGAAATCGTTCAAAAAATTGTAGAGCATCTTGGTCTCTCAAGTGATAGGATTCACTATGTAGAGGATCGGCTCGGGCATGATCTCCGTTATGCGATTGATCCCACTAAGCTCGAAACTGAGCTGGGCTGGAAGCCAAAGTATACCTTTGATACGGGGATTGTGGAAACAATTGATTGGTATGTCAATCATGAGGAATGGTGGCGTCCATTAAAGGAACGCGCCAAACTGGGTAAATAA
- the rfbC gene encoding dTDP-4-dehydrorhamnose 3,5-epimerase, with product MNVIESGLKGVKLIEPAVYGDHRGFFTESYNEKLFHEHGILDQFIQDNHSLSKEAGVLRGMHYQLEPKGQTKLVRVVTGAIYDVVVDIRKGSPTFGQWEGFILSEFNKRQLFVPNGFAHGFCTITENVNVLYKVDELYSPEHDRGIAWNDEELAIKWPVSVPILSDKDQKHPSLHGADYNFIWEDA from the coding sequence ATGAATGTTATTGAAAGCGGATTGAAGGGTGTTAAATTAATCGAACCTGCCGTTTATGGGGACCATCGTGGTTTCTTTACGGAAAGCTATAATGAAAAGCTATTTCATGAACATGGCATCCTTGATCAGTTTATACAGGATAATCATTCTCTTTCAAAGGAAGCCGGCGTATTGAGAGGGATGCATTACCAATTGGAACCTAAGGGCCAAACCAAATTAGTACGTGTGGTAACAGGAGCAATCTATGATGTAGTGGTAGACATACGAAAAGGATCGCCAACTTTCGGGCAATGGGAAGGATTTATTCTCAGTGAATTTAATAAGCGCCAATTATTCGTTCCAAATGGGTTTGCACATGGATTTTGTACCATTACGGAAAATGTAAATGTACTTTATAAGGTGGATGAATTATATTCACCTGAACATGACCGGGGAATTGCCTGGAATGATGAGGAGCTAGCTATTAAATGGCCAGTTTCGGTTCCGATTTTATCTGATAAGGACCAAAAACATCCGTCGCTTCATGGAGCTGATTATAATTTTATTTGGGAGGATGCCTAA